From Arachis hypogaea cultivar Tifrunner chromosome 3, arahy.Tifrunner.gnm2.J5K5, whole genome shotgun sequence:
TCGGTATGCCATGGTGTGTTCATCGAACCAGAATATGAGCATGGAAGCACACTTCCTCCTAGAGAGGCAAGGCTTCGACGTCTCTTCTTACGACACACGTGCGCACATTGAGCTCTTTGGTCTTTCTCTCAGATAACCCAACGTCTACGATTTTGGTACCCCTTATTACAAGCAAATGTTCGATGACTCGAGTCTCCTGGTGAGGGGAGGCGAAAAGGAGGTGTGCAAACTTCAAGGAGAGGATGTCAAGATCGGTCTACTTGCAAAGATTGAAGAGCGTCTCGGTGTGGGAGCGCTGCTCGTTAGAGGAAGACATCAGGTGTGAGATTAAGGTCTCGAATGGGGATTGGGATGGATCGGCTCCCAACACGGCGGCTAGTTTCGATTGTTGCAACTGAGTTGACTTGGGATCCATTTCTCTGTTTTTTTAGTCTTCTGGTTGCTGATGGCaacggaagaagaagaagagtgagGGTTGTAAAAGTTTGGAATTTGGGAAAGAAGATAAAgaggataatttgaaaattttattaaaaagtcaacaaaagattatgattttggtACTGTTGTCACACAGAACCCATCTTTTATGTGTAcaatgttaatttttttgtttgatggATACTTTCATCAACGTTTGTAAAATTTATAGGTATAAatagtaatttactttttttatctTGAAGAGTACTTGACTAAGCTAGTgataagttttttttctttttttgtattgatGGAACCAAAAGATTTgttgtataaaatataataaacacaAATTGAAGGTTGACAAGtctaatgaatttttttaatattataatttttttgtgtgatCATAGATCCCAGCAAGAaagcaaaacaacaaaaaatCAAAGACATAGCTTAGCCACCCCTCAACCTGAGGGAGCCTATGctatcaacatataaattatgaACAATCTCAGATGGAGGAATAAAAAATCTGGTGTCCAAACGGAAGGTTTTGGCCTTTCCTGGCAAGGATGTCAACAACATTATTGGCCTCATGCAGAATATGCTTCCATGCCACATAAGCCAGGCGCCTACTTAGCACATTTATGTCGTCTAGCAGAGGAAAGCAAGGGCGGTGTCTCGGGTATTCTTCTTTGATGAAGTTGATGGCCATCATAGAATCGGATTCTATAACAATACGATTATAACCATTGTCGATAGCGATTTGCAAACCTTTGATAATACCCCACAATTCCACATGCATAATAGAGTAGCTCCCTAGGTTGCAAGCAAAATCTTTCACAAACCTTCCAAGATTGTCACGAAAAATTCCACCGCAAGCAGCGTTTCCATTTTGAGAGTAAAAGGACCCGTCCACATTAACCTTCAGGTAGTCAGCAGTAGGTGGGTACCATCTGATTAAGCTGTTTGGGTCGAGGTCACCTTAGAAGCCATGCCTTGCTTCTTCATCACCTTGGTATATTCTCTACAGCGGGACTTGATTGCTTCAACAATATTTGCAGGTTGAGAAGTCACACCATCAAATACAAATTTATTTCTTTCGTACCAAATAGAAGAAATGGCCATGCCAAATTTGTTTTCCCACTCATCAGTGCTAGCCAAATATTttgacaaccaattccttctgTCTTGTCGGAAGAAGTTTCTATCATGATCTTGTGATTCCAGAATTTTCCATATTTTGGTTGCAAAAGGACAATCTCAGAGAACATGGAGGGCCATTTCATTATTGTGGTTGCAGTGAGGGCATCCAGCATCATTAGTCATATGTCTTTTCTTCCTTTCAGCATTCGATAGAATCGCATCGTGGGCCATGAGCCAGAGAAGAAATCTACATCTTTCCGGACCTTTCCATTTCCAAATCAGCTTGAAGAGTTGGTCATTTAATCCCTCATCTCCTTTAATCGCTTGGTATGCTGTCTTTAAACTAAATACACTATCCAGCGTTGCAGCCTATGCAATGTGGCCCTCTTGCTTCCACGGAGAGGGCGGGAACAGGGAAACGATCTTGTGCACCATAGCTTCAGAAAGCCATTCCTTTAGTTTATTTATGTCCCAAGCACTTGAAACTGAAAGGAAGTCCGTTAGAGAGGATCCGGACTCCGAATAATTTGTTACCTGCGTATTTTGTTGATCTAGGCGCTCAAGACTGGGCACCCATTGATGCTTCCAAAAGTCGATGTGGGACCTGTCTCCTATCCTCCATATGGATTTGCTTTCAATGTCTTTCTAGGAAGAGCATATGCCTTTAAAATGCAGGAATAAAAGCAGTTTGCATAGTATAATTCGGAATAGTAGAAAGGACAAATCTCACCAGAGTAGTTCTTCTGGCTAGGAATAGGGACGAAGCTTTCCAGTTATTTAGTCTTGCATTAATCTGTGCTTCCACCTCTTTATAGGTGTTCCTTGTGACTCTAGAGTAGATGAGAGGTACCCTAGATATTTGCCAAGGTCCTCTGTTTGCCTGAAGTTCAAGAACCCACTTATTTCTTCCCGAATACTATGTCCCACATTTTTGGAGAAAAAAAATTCTAGTTTTGTCATTGCTGATCTTCTGACCCAAGCTCAAGCAAAATGCATCCAAAACCTTACTGATGACTTCAACTTGTCTCATGTTAGCTTCAGCAAAGATGATAAGATCATCTGCAAAATAGAGATGCAAGAGATTGGGGCTGTTCTTGTTTAATTGAATCGGATTCTAGAAATCTTG
This genomic window contains:
- the LOC140183357 gene encoding uncharacterized protein; amino-acid sequence: MAISSIWYERNKFVFDGVTSQPANIVEAIKSRCREYTKVMKKQGMASKVNVDGSFYSQNGNAACGGIFRDNLGRFVKDFACNLGSYSIMHVELWGIIKGLQIAIDNGYNRIVIESDSMMAINFIKEEYPRHRPCFPLLDDINVLSRRLAYVAWKHILHEANNVVDILARKGQNLPFGHQIFYSSI